Proteins encoded in a region of the Fusarium keratoplasticum isolate Fu6.1 chromosome 13, whole genome shotgun sequence genome:
- a CDS encoding putative calcineurin-like phosphoesterase: MASRTLVETWYDTHAEVEEHRLDEGRLEFEVTMRVIKSCTTSLELGRAKILDIGGGPGRYAIALAKQGHIVTLNDLAEKNLEIARRNAENVVEFDAIVHANALEIAQRAPLHASQGSFDIVLCLGPLYHLLATEERATVISNSILMAKSGGYILLAYVTIYAHLRDMARRNPTRLAKEWDFYQQYLRSGKYTRNINTESFHVYAADLDKELQGFKNQVSVERTVSCEGFLGFEGARELANLKDEDMERWVDVIMQSAEETETSNSADHLLVVLRKL; this comes from the exons ATGGCATCGAGGACTCTAGTCGAAACTTGGTACGACACGCACGCCGAGGTAGAAGAGCATCGTTTGGACGAGGGGAGACTAGAGTTCGAAGTGACAATGCGAGTCATTAAGTCCTGCACTACCAGTCTGGAGTTAGGGAGGGCCAAGATCTTAGATATTGGTGGTGGCCCGGGAAGATATG CTATTGCGTTGGCAAAGCAAGGACACATAGTAACGTTGAACGACTTAGCGGAGAAGAACCTGGAGATCGCTAGAAGAAATGCAGAGAACGTGGTGGAATTCGATGCCATCGTCCATGCGAATGCTCTTGAAATCGCGCAACGTGCGCCGCTTCACGCTTCTCAAGGCTCATTTGACATAGTTCTTTGCCTCGGCCCTCTGTACCATCTACTGGCAACTGAAGAACGGGCCACCGTAATAAGCAACAGCATTCTGATGGCAAAGTCTGGTGGTTATATTCTCCTAGCTTACGTTACGATTTATGCGCACCTGCGAGATATGGCGCGTCGCAACCCAACCCGTCTTGCGAAGGAGTGGGACTTTTATCAGCAGTATCTACGCAGCGGCAAGTACACCAGGAACATAAATACTGAGTCGTTCCATGTGTATGCTGCTGATCTGGACAAGGAGTTGCAAGGCTTTAAGAATCAAGTGAGTGTTGAGAGGACGGTCAGCTGCGAAGGGTTTCTTGGGTTCGAAGGCGCAAGAGAACTGGCGAATTTGAAGGATGAAGATATGGAGAGGTGGGTGGATGTTATAATGCAGAGCGCAGAAGAGACGGAGACGTCAAATTCGGCGGACCACCTACTTGTCGTCTTGCGAAAGCTGTGA